The stretch of DNA GCCCCGTCCAGCTGCCGCTCGTAGACGGCGCGGAGGATCCGCCCCACCTCGGGCCCCGGGGCCAGCCCGAGCGCGAGGAGGTCGCGGCCGCGCAGGAGCGGCTCCGGGGGACGCGAGGCCACGCCGAGGGCGCGCACCCTCTCCCGGAACCACTCCATGGCCAGGGGCGGGAAGTGTCCGGGAGCGCGACCGAGGCAGTCCGCCCGCGCCACCCGGTAGAGGAGCTCGGGCTCGCATTTCCGGGCCAGCCGGCGGATCGCGCCGTCGGAGACGCGCTCCCGCTCCTTGTAGAGCTCGCCGGGTTTCAAGTGGTGCGCCACCAGGCCCAAGACCTGAGACCGCACGTCATACCCCAGCCAGGTGTGGATGCTCCAACGGTCGAGGAGGCTCAGGGTCGGGGGCAAGCCCGCCTCCTCATGCCCGCGGGAGCGGATCCGCCCCTCCTCGAGCCTGGTGGTGGCCGGCTTGCCCAGGTCGTGGCAGAGCGCGCCCAGCATCACGGCCAGGGCCCGCGGCCGGTCCAGATCGATGATGATGGCCGCCGCCTCGTCCACCACCTGCAGGGTGTGCGCCCAGACGTCACCCTCCGGGTGCCATTCTGGATCCTGTTGGGTGTCACCAAGGGGCACAAGCTCCGGGGCCACCGCCCTCAGCATCCCCCAAGCGTGCAGCAGGTGGAGAC from Vicinamibacteria bacterium encodes:
- a CDS encoding HD domain-containing protein — protein: LEAAVDVSIPRRDSKVGPGHRGIAVMGDPGLSVEEASRRRDFTINALLWDPLSGEVLDPHGGRADLAARRLRAVDPKTFGDDPLRALRAVQLAARFELEVDPATAGLCSAMPLAELPPERIFGEFEKLLLQARHPSRGLHLLHAWGMLRAVAPELVPLGDTQQDPEWHPEGDVWAHTLQVVDEAAAIIIDLDRPRALAVMLGALCHDLGKPATTRLEEGRIRSRGHEEAGLPPTLSLLDRWSIHTWLGYDVRSQVLGLVAHHLKPGELYKERERVSDGAIRRLARKCEPELLYRVARADCLGRAPGHFPPLAMEWFRERVRALGVASRPPEPLLRGRDLLALGLAPGPEVGRILRAVYERQLDGAVTSPEEARAEARRLLGR